A window of Pseudomonas guangdongensis contains these coding sequences:
- the lolA gene encoding outer membrane lipoprotein chaperone LolA: MRLIRVLLLAALALAGAGVHAEEGEGRSVQRLTELLGQAKTLSGRFSQLTLDGSGTQLQEASGEMALKRPGLLRWHTDAPMEQLLVSNGQKVWLYDPDLEQVTIQDLDQRMTHTPALLLSGDVSKIRESFTISHQEGGSVVDFILKPKAKDTLFDTLRLSFRNGVINDMQLIDSIGQRTNILFLGVKMNQPLDDAQFDFQVPAGADVIEEQ, from the coding sequence ATGCGTTTGATTCGAGTGTTGTTGTTGGCCGCCCTGGCGTTGGCCGGGGCTGGCGTCCATGCCGAGGAAGGAGAGGGGCGCTCGGTACAGCGGCTGACCGAGCTGCTGGGCCAGGCGAAGACCCTGAGCGGGCGCTTCTCCCAGCTGACCCTGGACGGTTCCGGCACCCAGCTGCAGGAAGCCAGTGGCGAGATGGCGCTCAAGCGGCCGGGGCTGCTGCGCTGGCACACCGATGCGCCGATGGAGCAGTTGCTGGTCTCCAACGGTCAGAAGGTCTGGCTGTACGATCCGGACCTGGAGCAGGTGACCATTCAGGACCTCGATCAGCGCATGACCCACACGCCGGCGCTGCTGCTGTCCGGCGATGTGTCGAAGATCCGCGAGAGCTTCACCATCAGCCATCAGGAAGGCGGCAGCGTGGTCGACTTCATTCTCAAGCCCAAGGCCAAGGACACCCTGTTCGACACGCTGCGCCTGTCGTTCCGCAACGGGGTGATCAACGACATGCAGCTGATCGACAGCATCGGCCAGCGCACCAACATCCTGTTTCTCGGTGTGAAGATGAACCAGCCGCTGGACGATGCCCAGTTCGACTTCCAGGTGCCCGCCGGCGCCGATGTGATCGAGGAGCAGTGA
- a CDS encoding DNA translocase FtsK, which yields MKISTPTAKARSRASASAPRKSGETAGESAWREQLHYRLKEAALIALGVLGIYLCMALSSYSPLDPGIDVSTGSGQVNNAAGRLGAWVASLCFFVLGYAAYVLPALLGLKMLDLFLSRHRPLRWNGWLLSWRLTGLLLLLLSTSVLAAIQFQSLEVNPQAPAGGMLGKTLGEWTVDALNVQGGTLLFMAVFLFGLTVFTDLSWFRLMDLTGKITLDLFELLHSLGSRWWAARSERRALELKLRQADSVAESAAPARRGRTAPLAAAPAAAPELPAVARAASVEPPRQEASGRREPVLDIEDLLDDEPFALPPVEPEAPPPAPPRAVERVAPVATAERPPLAIKPLSAEPRPVVHEVRAPVASCVDEALAGTLPPLSLLDPAQSRPNSFSPEALESMSRLLEIKLKEFGVEVEVVAAHPGPVITRFEIQPAAGIKVSRITNLAKDLARSMAVISVRVVEVIPGKTTVGIEVPNENRQIVRFSEVLSTPEFEEAKSVVTIALGHDIGGRPVTADLARMPHLLVAGTTGSGKSVGVNAMLLSILYKSTPEQVRLIMIDPKMLELSIYEGIPHLLCPVVTDMKEAANALRWSVAEMDRRYRLMAAMGVRNLAGFNRKIREAEEAGTPLTDPLFRRESPDDLPPLLKALPTIVVVVDEFADMMMIVGKKVEELIARIAQKARAAGIHLILATQRPSVDVITGLIKANIPTRIAFQVSSKIDSRTILDQGGAEQLLGHGDMLYLPPGTGLPIRVHGAFVSDDEVHRTVEAWKQRGAPDYIEDILAGTEEGGGGSYDSTGGEGGEGSEEDALYDEAVRFVTESRRASISAVQRKLKIGYNRAARMIEAMEMAGVVTPMNSNGSREVIAPAPVRD from the coding sequence TTGAAGATTTCCACCCCTACCGCCAAGGCGCGCAGCCGCGCTTCCGCCTCCGCCCCCCGCAAGTCGGGCGAGACGGCCGGCGAGAGCGCCTGGCGCGAGCAGTTGCACTACCGCCTGAAGGAGGCCGCGCTGATCGCGCTGGGCGTCCTGGGCATCTATCTGTGCATGGCGCTGTCGAGCTATTCGCCCCTAGACCCCGGCATCGATGTGTCGACCGGCTCGGGGCAGGTCAACAACGCCGCCGGCCGGCTGGGCGCCTGGGTGGCGAGCCTGTGCTTCTTCGTCCTCGGCTATGCCGCCTATGTGCTGCCGGCCCTGCTCGGGCTGAAGATGCTCGACCTGTTCCTGTCCCGCCACCGGCCGCTGCGCTGGAACGGCTGGCTGCTGTCCTGGCGCCTGACCGGGCTGCTGCTGCTGTTGCTGTCGACCTCGGTACTGGCGGCGATCCAGTTCCAGTCGCTGGAGGTCAACCCGCAGGCGCCGGCCGGCGGCATGCTGGGCAAGACGCTGGGCGAGTGGACCGTCGATGCGTTGAACGTGCAGGGCGGCACGCTGCTGTTCATGGCGGTCTTCCTGTTCGGCCTGACGGTGTTCACCGACCTGTCCTGGTTCCGCCTGATGGACCTGACCGGCAAGATCACCCTGGACCTGTTCGAGCTGCTGCACAGTCTGGGCAGTCGCTGGTGGGCGGCACGCAGCGAGCGACGCGCCCTCGAACTCAAGCTGCGTCAGGCCGACAGTGTCGCCGAGAGCGCTGCGCCGGCGCGGCGCGGGCGCACTGCGCCGCTGGCCGCGGCCCCCGCTGCGGCTCCGGAGTTGCCTGCCGTAGCCAGAGCGGCCTCGGTCGAGCCGCCCCGTCAGGAGGCGAGCGGGCGCCGCGAGCCGGTACTGGACATCGAGGATCTGCTGGACGACGAACCGTTCGCGCTGCCGCCAGTCGAGCCCGAGGCGCCGCCGCCTGCTCCCCCCCGTGCGGTCGAGCGCGTCGCGCCGGTGGCGACGGCCGAGCGGCCGCCGCTGGCGATCAAGCCGCTGTCGGCCGAGCCGCGACCGGTGGTCCATGAGGTGAGGGCACCCGTGGCGAGCTGCGTCGACGAGGCGCTGGCGGGCACCCTGCCGCCGCTTTCGCTGCTCGACCCGGCGCAGAGCCGTCCCAACAGCTTCTCCCCCGAGGCGCTGGAGTCGATGTCGCGGCTGCTGGAGATCAAGCTCAAGGAGTTCGGCGTCGAGGTCGAAGTGGTCGCCGCCCATCCTGGCCCGGTGATCACCCGTTTCGAGATTCAGCCGGCGGCGGGCATCAAGGTCAGCCGCATCACCAACCTGGCCAAGGACCTGGCGCGCTCGATGGCGGTGATCAGCGTGCGGGTGGTCGAGGTGATCCCCGGCAAGACCACCGTGGGCATCGAGGTGCCCAACGAGAACCGCCAGATCGTGCGCTTCTCCGAGGTGCTGTCCACTCCCGAGTTCGAGGAAGCCAAGTCGGTGGTGACCATCGCCCTGGGGCACGACATCGGCGGTCGGCCGGTGACCGCCGACCTGGCGCGCATGCCGCACCTGCTGGTGGCCGGCACCACCGGCTCGGGCAAGTCGGTTGGCGTCAACGCCATGCTGTTGTCGATCCTCTACAAGTCGACCCCCGAGCAGGTGCGGCTGATCATGATCGACCCGAAGATGCTCGAACTGTCGATCTACGAGGGCATTCCGCACCTGCTCTGCCCGGTGGTCACCGACATGAAGGAGGCGGCCAACGCGCTGCGCTGGAGCGTCGCCGAGATGGATCGCCGCTACCGGCTGATGGCCGCCATGGGCGTGCGCAACCTGGCCGGCTTCAACCGCAAGATCCGCGAGGCGGAGGAGGCCGGTACGCCGCTGACCGACCCGCTGTTCCGCCGCGAGAGTCCGGACGACCTGCCACCGCTGCTCAAGGCGCTGCCGACCATCGTGGTGGTGGTGGACGAATTCGCCGACATGATGATGATCGTCGGCAAGAAGGTCGAGGAGCTGATCGCCCGCATCGCCCAGAAGGCGCGGGCCGCCGGCATCCATCTGATCCTCGCCACCCAGCGCCCCTCGGTGGATGTGATCACCGGCCTGATCAAGGCCAACATCCCGACCCGCATCGCCTTCCAGGTGTCCAGCAAGATCGACTCGCGCACCATCCTCGACCAGGGCGGCGCCGAACAACTGCTGGGGCATGGCGACATGCTCTACCTGCCGCCGGGCACCGGGCTGCCGATCCGCGTCCATGGCGCCTTCGTCTCCGACGACGAGGTGCATCGTACCGTCGAGGCCTGGAAGCAGCGCGGCGCACCCGATTACATCGAGGACATCCTCGCGGGAACCGAAGAGGGCGGCGGCGGATCTTATGATTCGACCGGTGGCGAGGGTGGCGAGGGCAGCGAGGAGGACGCGCTCTACGACGAGGCCGTGCGCTTCGTCACGGAAAGCCGCCGGGCATCGATTTCCGCGGTGCAGCGCAAACTGAAGATCGGCTACAACCGTGCGGCACGAATGATCGAGGCCATGGAAATGGCTGGAGTGGTTACCCCCATGAACAGCAACGGCTCCCGCGAAGTCATCGCGCCGGCGCCGGTGCGCGACTGA
- the trxB gene encoding thioredoxin-disulfide reductase, whose product MGETKHSRLIILGSGPAGYTAAVYAARANLKPLLITGLQAGGQLTTTTEVDNWPGDVEGLTGPALMERMQKHAERFATEIVYDHIHTAELQQRPFVLKGDSGVYTCDALIIATGASAQYLGLPSEEAFMGRGVSACATCDGFFYRNQVVCVIGGGNTAVEEALYLSNIAREVHLIHRRDKLRAEKILQDKLLEKAANGNIRLHWNHSLDEVLGDASGVTGVRIKDVNSGEARELALTGVFVAIGHKPNTELFAGQLDMRDGYLKVQGGSEGNATAASIEGVFAAGDVADHVYRQAITSAGAGCMAALDAERYLDQ is encoded by the coding sequence ATGGGTGAAACCAAACATTCGCGACTGATCATTCTTGGCTCCGGCCCGGCCGGCTACACCGCCGCCGTCTACGCCGCCCGCGCCAACCTCAAGCCCCTGCTGATCACCGGCCTGCAGGCGGGCGGCCAGCTGACCACCACCACCGAAGTCGACAACTGGCCCGGCGACGTCGAGGGTCTGACCGGTCCGGCGCTGATGGAGCGCATGCAGAAGCACGCCGAGCGCTTCGCCACCGAGATCGTCTACGACCACATCCACACCGCCGAGTTGCAGCAGCGCCCCTTCGTGCTCAAGGGCGACAGCGGCGTCTACACCTGCGATGCGCTGATCATCGCCACCGGCGCCTCCGCCCAGTACCTCGGCCTGCCCTCCGAGGAGGCCTTCATGGGCCGCGGCGTCTCCGCCTGCGCCACCTGCGACGGCTTCTTCTATCGCAACCAGGTGGTCTGCGTGATCGGCGGCGGCAACACCGCGGTCGAGGAAGCCCTGTACCTGTCGAACATCGCCCGCGAAGTCCATCTGATCCACCGCCGCGACAAGCTGCGCGCCGAGAAGATCCTCCAGGACAAGCTGCTGGAGAAGGCTGCCAACGGCAATATCCGCCTGCACTGGAACCACAGCCTCGACGAGGTGCTGGGCGATGCCAGCGGCGTCACCGGCGTGCGCATCAAGGACGTCAACAGCGGCGAGGCCCGCGAACTGGCACTGACCGGCGTGTTCGTCGCCATCGGCCACAAGCCCAACACCGAACTGTTCGCCGGTCAGCTGGACATGCGCGACGGCTACCTCAAGGTGCAGGGCGGCAGCGAGGGCAACGCCACCGCCGCCAGCATCGAGGGCGTGTTCGCCGCCGGCGACGTGGCCGACCACGTCTACCGTCAGGCCATCACCTCGGCCGGCGCCGGCTGCATGGCCGCGCTCGACGCCGAACGCTACCTCGACCAGTAA
- the aat gene encoding leucyl/phenylalanyl-tRNA--protein transferase, with product MLSWLTRNSLDFPPLERALREPDGLLAAGGDLSPERLLAAYRHGCFPWYQDGQPLLWWSPDPRMVLFPEELHVSRSLRKTLRRGDFTITFDQDFAAVIRACAAPRSYADGTWITSAMQQAYLELHRRGIAHSVEAWQNGELVGGLYGLALGRLFFGESMFSRRDDASKAAFVTLVERLRDCDFALIDCQMHTEHLARFGARQIPRHAFAACLQRHLDREGPNPWATTAP from the coding sequence ATGCTCAGCTGGCTGACCCGCAACTCGCTGGATTTTCCGCCTCTGGAGCGCGCCCTGCGCGAGCCGGACGGCCTGCTGGCGGCCGGCGGCGACCTCAGCCCGGAGCGCCTGCTGGCCGCCTATCGGCACGGCTGCTTCCCCTGGTACCAGGACGGACAGCCGCTCCTCTGGTGGTCGCCCGACCCGCGCATGGTGCTGTTCCCGGAAGAGCTGCACGTCTCGCGCAGCCTGCGTAAGACCCTGCGCCGCGGCGACTTCACGATCACCTTCGACCAGGACTTCGCCGCGGTGATCCGCGCCTGCGCCGCCCCGCGCAGCTACGCCGACGGCACCTGGATCACCTCTGCGATGCAGCAGGCCTACCTCGAACTGCACCGCCGCGGCATCGCCCATTCGGTGGAGGCCTGGCAGAACGGCGAACTGGTCGGCGGACTCTACGGCCTGGCGCTGGGCCGGCTGTTCTTCGGCGAGTCGATGTTCAGCCGCCGCGACGATGCCTCCAAGGCCGCCTTCGTCACCCTGGTCGAGCGCCTGCGCGACTGCGACTTCGCGCTGATCGACTGCCAGATGCACACCGAGCACCTGGCCCGTTTCGGCGCCCGCCAGATCCCCCGCCACGCGTTCGCAGCCTGCCTGCAGCGGCATCTGGATCGGGAAGGACCGAATCCCTGGGCGACCACCGCGCCGTGA
- a CDS encoding arginyltransferase gives MTELAHLKFYATQPHACSYLDEQATTLFLDPRQPLDADMYAELSELGFRRSGEHLYRPHCQHCQACIPARIPCAAFRPNRQQRRIAQRNADLQTHIVRPSYNDEYYALYARYIEQRHADGDMYPPSREQFATFLLRDLPFCVFVEFRLDNRLLAIAVTDVLPNGLSAVYTFFDPQEEKRSLGRMAILWQIDEARRRGLPALYLGYWIRNCRKMRYKSEYRPLELYVNQRWTLLT, from the coding sequence ATGACCGAGCTGGCCCATCTCAAGTTCTACGCCACCCAGCCGCATGCCTGCAGCTATCTGGACGAACAGGCCACCACGCTGTTCCTCGACCCGCGCCAGCCGCTCGACGCCGACATGTATGCCGAGCTGTCCGAACTGGGCTTCCGGCGCAGCGGCGAACATCTCTACCGGCCGCACTGCCAGCACTGCCAGGCCTGCATCCCCGCGCGCATCCCCTGCGCCGCCTTTCGCCCCAACCGCCAGCAGCGGCGCATCGCCCAGCGCAACGCGGACCTGCAGACCCATATCGTGCGCCCAAGCTACAACGACGAGTACTACGCGCTGTATGCGCGCTACATCGAGCAGCGCCATGCCGACGGCGACATGTATCCGCCCAGCCGCGAGCAGTTCGCCACCTTCCTGCTTCGCGATCTGCCGTTCTGCGTGTTCGTCGAATTCCGCCTCGACAACCGGCTGCTGGCCATCGCGGTGACCGACGTGCTGCCCAACGGCCTGTCGGCGGTCTACACCTTCTTCGATCCGCAGGAGGAGAAACGCAGCCTCGGTCGCATGGCCATTCTCTGGCAGATCGACGAGGCGCGCCGGCGCGGCCTGCCAGCACTCTATCTCGGCTACTGGATCCGCAACTGCCGCAAGATGCGCTACAAGAGCGAGTACCGCCCGCTGGAGCTGTACGTCAACCAGCGCTGGACGCTGCTGACCTGA
- the gacA gene encoding response regulator transcription factor GacA codes for MIKVLVVDDHDLVRTGIRRMLADVEGVDVVGEADSGESAVLRVRELKPDLVLMDVKMPGIGGLEATRKIIRSHPDIRVIAVTACDEEPFPSRLLQAGAAGYLTKGAALDEMIKAIRQVFAGQRYLSADVAQQLALKPFQAQGDNSPFELLSEREMQIALMIAGCQKVQSISDKLCLSPKTVNTYRYRIFEKLAITSDVELAMLAVRHGMVDAGN; via the coding sequence TTGATCAAGGTGCTCGTTGTTGATGATCACGATCTGGTGCGTACCGGCATCAGGCGCATGCTCGCCGATGTCGAGGGCGTCGATGTCGTCGGCGAGGCCGACTCCGGCGAAAGCGCCGTGCTGCGCGTGCGCGAACTCAAGCCGGATCTGGTGCTGATGGACGTAAAGATGCCCGGCATCGGCGGCCTCGAAGCCACCCGCAAGATCATCCGCAGCCACCCCGACATCCGGGTGATCGCCGTCACCGCCTGCGACGAGGAGCCGTTTCCCTCGCGCCTGCTGCAGGCCGGAGCGGCCGGCTATCTGACCAAGGGCGCCGCCCTGGACGAAATGATCAAGGCCATCCGCCAGGTGTTCGCCGGCCAGCGCTACCTCAGCGCCGATGTCGCCCAGCAACTGGCCCTCAAGCCCTTCCAGGCGCAGGGCGACAACTCGCCCTTCGAGCTGCTGTCCGAGCGCGAAATGCAGATCGCCCTGATGATCGCCGGCTGCCAGAAGGTGCAGAGCATTTCCGACAAGCTCTGCCTGTCGCCGAAGACGGTCAACACCTACCGCTACCGCATCTTCGAGAAGCTGGCGATCACCAGCGATGTGGAACTGGCCATGCTCGCCGTTCGCCACGGCATGGTCGATGCCGGCAACTGA
- the uvrC gene encoding excinuclease ABC subunit UvrC produces the protein MDSPFDSAGFLASCSSHPGVYRMLDADGKLLYVGKAANLKKRLASYFRKSGLAPKTAALVARIAQIEVTLTANETEALLLEQTLIKASRPPYNILLRDDKSYPYVFLSSDDAFPRLGIHRGAKKQKGRYFGPYPSALAIRESLNLLQKTFQVRQCEDSYFNNRTRPCLQYQIKRCKAPCVGLVSAEEYAEDVRHSAMFLEGRSNLLSDELTRSMEQAAAALDFERAAELRDRIALLRRVQDQQSMEGGSGDVDVAAVAVSPGGACINLITVRGGRVLGSKSFYPQIGIEQEAGDILSAFLAHHYLGSSERDLPDELIVNCDHADLPTLSAAIATLRGRGPSISLRVRGTRARWQQLAATNAEQALSARLANRAHAAARLAALGEALGLPQAPQRLECFDISHSSGEATVASCVVFGPEGPLKSEYRRFNIEGVTAGDDYAAMQQALTRRLRRLKDGDGKQPDILLVDGGKGQLNMAREVFDTLGVTDILLLGVAKGETRKPGLETLYLNEASHEFTLPGHSPALHLIQQIRDEAHRFAITGHRARRSKARNTSRLEEVPGVGPKRRRDLLKHFGGLQELGRASSDEIAKAPGISKKLAELIYAVLHSE, from the coding sequence ATGGACAGCCCCTTCGACAGTGCAGGCTTCCTGGCCAGCTGCAGCAGCCATCCCGGGGTCTACCGGATGCTCGATGCCGACGGGAAACTGCTCTACGTCGGCAAGGCCGCCAACCTGAAGAAGCGCCTGGCCAGCTACTTCCGCAAGAGCGGACTGGCCCCGAAGACCGCCGCACTGGTCGCGCGCATCGCGCAGATCGAGGTCACCCTCACCGCCAACGAGACCGAAGCCCTGCTGCTGGAGCAGACGCTGATCAAGGCCTCGCGACCGCCCTACAACATCCTGCTGCGCGACGACAAGTCCTACCCCTACGTCTTCCTGTCCAGCGATGACGCCTTCCCGCGCCTGGGCATCCATCGCGGCGCCAAGAAGCAGAAAGGCCGCTACTTCGGCCCCTACCCCAGCGCCCTGGCCATCCGCGAAAGCCTCAACCTGTTGCAGAAGACCTTCCAGGTCCGTCAGTGCGAGGACAGCTACTTCAACAACCGCACCCGCCCCTGCCTGCAGTACCAGATCAAGCGCTGCAAGGCGCCCTGCGTCGGCCTGGTCAGTGCAGAGGAATATGCCGAGGATGTCCGCCACTCGGCGATGTTCCTCGAAGGCCGCAGTAACCTGCTCAGCGACGAACTGACCCGCAGCATGGAGCAGGCCGCTGCCGCGCTGGATTTCGAGCGTGCCGCCGAACTGCGCGACCGCATCGCCCTGCTGCGCCGCGTCCAGGACCAGCAGAGCATGGAAGGCGGCAGCGGCGATGTCGACGTGGCCGCCGTGGCAGTCAGCCCCGGCGGCGCCTGCATCAACCTGATCACCGTACGAGGCGGGAGGGTGCTGGGCAGCAAGAGCTTCTACCCGCAGATCGGCATCGAACAGGAGGCCGGCGACATCCTCAGCGCCTTCCTCGCCCATCACTACCTGGGCTCCAGCGAGCGCGACCTGCCGGACGAGCTGATCGTCAACTGCGACCATGCGGACCTCCCGACCCTGAGCGCCGCCATCGCCACGCTGCGCGGGCGCGGCCCCTCGATCAGCCTGCGGGTGCGCGGCACCCGCGCGCGCTGGCAGCAACTGGCGGCGACCAACGCCGAGCAGGCGCTCAGCGCCCGCCTGGCCAACCGGGCGCACGCCGCCGCCCGCCTGGCCGCGCTCGGCGAAGCCCTCGGCCTGCCGCAGGCACCGCAGCGCCTGGAGTGCTTCGACATCAGCCACTCCAGCGGCGAGGCGACGGTGGCCTCCTGCGTGGTCTTCGGTCCCGAAGGCCCGCTGAAATCGGAATACCGCCGCTTCAACATCGAGGGCGTCACCGCCGGCGACGACTATGCGGCCATGCAGCAGGCGCTGACCCGGCGCCTGCGCCGCCTCAAGGACGGCGACGGCAAGCAGCCCGACATCCTTCTGGTGGACGGCGGCAAGGGCCAGCTCAACATGGCCCGCGAGGTGTTCGACACCCTGGGCGTGACCGACATCCTGCTGCTCGGCGTGGCCAAGGGCGAAACCCGCAAGCCCGGCCTGGAAACCCTCTACCTCAACGAGGCGAGCCACGAATTCACCCTGCCGGGTCACTCCCCGGCCCTGCACCTGATCCAGCAGATCCGCGACGAGGCCCACCGTTTCGCCATCACCGGCCATCGCGCCCGGCGCAGCAAGGCCCGCAACACCTCCCGCTTGGAGGAAGTGCCGGGTGTCGGCCCCAAACGCCGCCGCGACCTGCTCAAGCATTTCGGCGGCCTGCAGGAACTGGGCCGCGCCAGCAGCGATGAGATCGCCAAGGCGCCGGGCATCAGCAAAAAGCTCGCCGAGTTGATTTATGCCGTACTGCACAGCGAGTAG
- the pgsA gene encoding CDP-diacylglycerol--glycerol-3-phosphate 3-phosphatidyltransferase, whose translation MNIPNLLTVLRVLLIPVFIALFYLPFSWSYWAASGVFALASATDWLDGYLARRLGQSTPFGAFLDPVADKLMVAVALVLLVEEHSSLWLSLPAMIIIGREIVVSALREWMAEIGARAHVAVSRLGKWKTAAQMTALVILLANPPRMDLWVGLGFGLLIIAAILTLWSMIQYLRAAWPHLGTSK comes from the coding sequence ATGAATATCCCCAACCTGCTCACCGTCCTGCGCGTACTGCTGATCCCGGTCTTCATCGCGCTGTTCTACCTGCCCTTCAGCTGGAGTTACTGGGCAGCCAGCGGCGTGTTCGCGCTGGCCAGCGCCACCGACTGGCTGGACGGCTATCTGGCGCGACGCCTGGGGCAGAGCACACCGTTCGGCGCCTTCCTCGACCCCGTCGCGGACAAGCTGATGGTAGCGGTCGCCCTGGTGCTGCTGGTCGAGGAGCACTCCAGCCTGTGGCTGAGCCTGCCGGCCATGATCATCATCGGCCGCGAAATCGTCGTCTCCGCGCTACGCGAGTGGATGGCGGAGATAGGTGCCCGCGCGCATGTTGCTGTATCGCGCCTCGGCAAGTGGAAAACCGCCGCACAGATGACGGCTCTGGTCATCCTGCTCGCCAATCCGCCACGCATGGACCTGTGGGTGGGCTTGGGCTTCGGCCTGCTGATAATCGCCGCCATCCTCACCCTCTGGTCGATGATCCAGTATCTGCGCGCCGCCTGGCCGCACCTGGGTACGAGCAAATAA
- a CDS encoding tyrosine-type recombinase/integrase, with protein sequence MARTVTPLTDPKCDAAKPREKEYPLFDGQGLYLLVKPSGTKTWRFKFTRPDGRSGLATFGNYPALGLKAARERRAEALALLAQGIDPLEHARQAKAEAIAATAHTFEAVARDWHAANAAKWKPAHAQNVLSRMEKNLFPAIGKRPIADLKTRDLLAPLKAVEQREALDLASRLRQCITGIMRRAVQLGIIDTNPASDLQGATATGKTTHRAALPLERLPELLERLDAYKGRQLTRLAVQLTLLVFVRSSELRFARWEEIDFDRALWTIPGERAPIEGVKHSTRGSKMGTPHLVPLSRQAMAVLEQVRQLTGRFELIFPNDHQPQKPMSENTVNAALRRMGYDTKTEVCGHGFRTMACSALVESGLWSRDAVERQMSHQERNGVRAAYIHKAEHLGERRLMCQWWSDYLDACREQFTAPFEFAHRGEDGGNVARIKRTGEAG encoded by the coding sequence ATGGCCCGCACCGTTACCCCGCTCACTGACCCCAAATGTGACGCCGCCAAGCCCCGCGAAAAGGAGTACCCCCTGTTCGACGGGCAAGGGCTTTACCTGCTGGTGAAGCCGTCAGGCACTAAGACCTGGCGCTTCAAGTTCACCCGTCCGGATGGCCGCTCCGGCCTCGCCACTTTCGGTAACTACCCGGCCCTTGGCCTGAAGGCCGCACGCGAACGCCGCGCCGAAGCCCTGGCACTGCTGGCGCAGGGTATCGACCCGCTCGAGCACGCCCGGCAGGCGAAGGCCGAAGCCATAGCAGCCACCGCGCACACCTTCGAGGCAGTGGCCCGTGACTGGCACGCCGCCAACGCCGCCAAGTGGAAGCCAGCCCACGCGCAGAACGTCCTGAGCCGGATGGAGAAAAACCTGTTCCCGGCAATCGGCAAGCGCCCGATAGCCGACCTGAAAACACGCGACCTGCTGGCTCCGCTCAAGGCAGTGGAGCAGCGCGAAGCCCTAGACCTGGCGAGCCGCCTGCGCCAGTGCATTACCGGCATCATGCGCCGCGCCGTACAGCTCGGGATTATCGACACCAACCCGGCGAGCGACCTGCAAGGTGCTACGGCGACCGGCAAGACCACCCACCGCGCCGCGCTACCCTTGGAGCGCCTTCCCGAGCTGCTGGAACGCTTGGACGCCTACAAAGGACGCCAGCTCACCCGCCTGGCCGTACAGCTCACCCTGCTGGTTTTCGTCCGCTCGAGCGAACTGCGCTTTGCCCGCTGGGAGGAAATCGACTTCGACCGGGCGCTGTGGACGATCCCCGGCGAGCGGGCACCGATTGAAGGCGTGAAGCATTCCACGCGAGGCTCCAAGATGGGGACGCCGCACCTTGTACCCCTGAGCCGGCAGGCAATGGCCGTACTCGAGCAGGTGCGCCAGCTCACCGGGCGCTTCGAGCTGATCTTTCCGAACGATCACCAACCGCAGAAGCCGATGAGCGAAAACACCGTAAACGCCGCCCTGCGCCGCATGGGGTACGACACCAAGACCGAGGTATGCGGGCATGGATTCCGCACTATGGCCTGTTCGGCGCTGGTGGAGTCGGGGCTGTGGAGCCGTGACGCGGTAGAACGGCAAATGAGCCACCAGGAACGCAACGGGGTACGCGCCGCCTACATCCACAAGGCCGAACACCTAGGCGAGCGCCGCCTTATGTGTCAGTGGTGGAGCGATTATCTGGACGCCTGCCGGGAGCAGTTCACTGCACCGTTCGAGTTTGCCCACCGTGGCGAGGATGGCGGCAACGTGGCGCGGATCAAACGCACCGGGGAGGCTGGCTGA
- a CDS encoding transcriptional regulator has translation MIQATTPSASTPELWTMADLARVMHRTRSGIDKLRARDPQFPKPLKDGTDRRSRIYFVRQEVEAYLSARLAEREVRA, from the coding sequence ATGATCCAAGCAACCACCCCGAGCGCCAGCACCCCCGAGCTGTGGACGATGGCCGATCTGGCCCGCGTCATGCACCGTACCCGCTCGGGTATCGACAAGCTGCGCGCCCGTGACCCGCAGTTCCCCAAGCCGCTGAAGGATGGCACCGACCGCCGCAGCCGTATCTATTTCGTCCGGCAGGAAGTCGAGGCGTACCTGTCTGCACGTCTGGCCGAACGCGAGGTGCGCGCATGA